The following are encoded in a window of Brevibacillus ruminantium genomic DNA:
- a CDS encoding DUF6886 family protein, whose amino-acid sequence MYFHFSEDKSISVFHPRLHPSDPSRGNMVWAISGEKSPLYFFPRDCPRIGFYAGPSTTEEDQTKFAGISKASLIITVEAAWYERIQAAKLYAYSFAPAPFVPVDENSGYYVSYNTVTPLSVEPMGDLITALVKANVELRLTPSLKPLRDALLDSTMCFSMIRLRNAKL is encoded by the coding sequence ATGTACTTCCACTTTAGTGAAGATAAATCAATATCTGTCTTTCATCCTCGGCTCCATCCCAGTGATCCAAGTCGCGGTAATATGGTTTGGGCGATCAGCGGTGAGAAATCCCCCTTGTATTTTTTCCCGCGGGACTGCCCACGTATCGGCTTTTATGCCGGCCCTTCTACTACTGAGGAGGATCAGACAAAATTTGCGGGCATCTCAAAGGCTTCCCTCATTATTACCGTGGAAGCAGCCTGGTACGAGAGAATACAAGCGGCAAAATTATACGCGTATTCTTTTGCCCCTGCTCCCTTTGTCCCTGTAGATGAAAACTCGGGTTACTACGTATCCTACAATACCGTCACTCCCTTATCCGTGGAGCCTATGGGGGATCTCATAACGGCACTGGTTAAAGCGAATGTAGAGTTGAGGCTGACACCCTCCCTGAAGCCCCTGCGTGACGCACTCCTGGACTCCACCATGTGCTTTTCCATGATACGTTTGCGAAATGCCAAGCTTTAA
- a CDS encoding phosphodiester glycosidase family protein: MQTLSRTHTRKKKQRRTRRGRVLRRILLTSMMTFVTCLLLGFTFLFFTEKGEELREWGAGTLLTTQHDYWAPYMFLSDEKLEELKQQIRNPVVINSVSETEQKTEEPEVAEEPEVKRELIEIEEIDEKRSNYYFKGKIMYISDPKRVQLLVTNRKERGDLLDEFVNKSGALGIVNASGFYDPDGYGKGAVANGLVIKDGKILQGYNAKGSETALGITFDGKLITGNYTAQQLVDMGVKDAMSFRPQLIVGGKNLFADKPAKSWGIQPRTAIGQKADGTIVFLVIDGRQPGHSIGASMNDVADILEERGVVTAMAMDGGSSSMMLYNNEAITKTSCPYYRGRYLPNAWAVL, from the coding sequence ATGCAAACATTATCACGCACTCATACCAGAAAGAAAAAACAACGCCGCACTCGTCGTGGAAGAGTGTTGAGGCGCATTCTGCTCACGAGTATGATGACCTTCGTCACATGTCTCCTGCTCGGGTTTACGTTTCTCTTCTTTACGGAAAAGGGTGAAGAACTGCGGGAGTGGGGTGCTGGCACGCTGCTGACCACGCAGCATGACTACTGGGCTCCGTACATGTTTCTGTCGGATGAAAAGCTTGAAGAGCTAAAACAACAGATTCGCAATCCGGTCGTCATTAACTCTGTCAGTGAAACGGAGCAAAAAACCGAAGAACCCGAAGTAGCGGAAGAACCTGAAGTGAAGCGAGAATTGATTGAAATTGAAGAAATTGATGAAAAACGAAGCAACTACTATTTTAAAGGCAAAATCATGTATATCAGTGACCCGAAACGCGTCCAACTGCTTGTCACCAACCGCAAGGAGCGGGGTGACCTGCTCGATGAATTTGTCAATAAATCCGGAGCATTGGGGATTGTCAATGCAAGCGGCTTCTACGATCCGGACGGATACGGCAAAGGGGCGGTTGCAAACGGCCTTGTGATCAAGGACGGGAAAATCCTGCAGGGCTACAATGCAAAGGGGAGCGAAACGGCGCTCGGCATCACCTTTGACGGGAAGCTGATCACGGGTAATTACACGGCTCAGCAGCTTGTCGATATGGGAGTGAAAGACGCCATGAGCTTCCGTCCGCAACTGATCGTCGGCGGAAAAAACCTGTTTGCTGACAAACCGGCAAAAAGCTGGGGCATCCAGCCGCGAACTGCTATCGGACAGAAAGCAGACGGCACCATCGTCTTTTTGGTCATCGATGGCCGTCAGCCGGGGCACTCGATTGGTGCCAGCATGAACGATGTGGCAGATATTTTGGAAGAACGCGGAGTCGTAACCGCAATGGCGATGGACGGCGGCTCCAGCTCCATGATGCTGTATAATAATGAAGCCATTACAAAGACATCCTGCCCGTATTACCGCGGTCGTTATCTGCCCAATGCTTGGGCGGTTTTATAG